In Festucalex cinctus isolate MCC-2025b chromosome 5, RoL_Fcin_1.0, whole genome shotgun sequence, a single genomic region encodes these proteins:
- the rnf215 gene encoding RING finger protein 215 — MASRLAVLLWPGLLLLPFAADAAAPPRVAVVEVYAEQRLSGALLRGEVVTASRGESTKGPGEDPKSLEGELVLIRDVEPQVSGDDKEEGELWIGVMPVEDHQGSAGKQQESFTEAMVSRMKRALVLGASALIILALNQNTVREMDLSQVLSKPVIVIQTSENVTRLIGALLRGLHATAKITFTNVLHDNLGATLTLWSSCGRSRGGRYGEWQGVICTGETNSQVQKYLQQLWDTILWVALILSTGVILQARWQNHERQLRDNMESLPKQDILKTMSSLRTKTYRRPKVWRGETENCAVCLEAFNHNQRLRVLPCRHEYHRDCVDPWLLLHHTCPLCKRSILGGLHRDS, encoded by the exons ATGGCGTCCCGGCTGGCGGTGCTTCTGTGGCCAGGGCTGCTGCTGTTGCCTTTCGCGGCGGACGCGGCGGCTCCTCCGCGGGTCGCAGTGGTGGAAGTATACGCGGAGCAGCGGCTAAGCGGCGCTCTGCTTCGCGGGGAGGTGGTGACAGCTAGTCGGGGTGAGAGCACCAAGGGCCCCGGTGAGGACCCGAAGAGCCTGGAAGGAGAACTAGTGCTG ATTCGGGACGTGGAGCCTCAGGTGAGCGGAGATGACAAGGAGGAAGGGGAGCTTTGGATCGGTGTGATGCCAGTGGAGGACCACCAAGGGTCCGCCGGGAAGCAACAAGAATCCTTCACAGAGGCGATGGTCAGCAGG ATGAAGCGAGCGTTGGTGCTTGGCGCGTCGGCACTCATCATCCTGGCTCTCAACCAAAATACAGTCAGAGAA ATGGATCTGTCTCAGGTTCTGTCCAAGCCCGTCATCGTCATCCAGACGTCGGAGAACGTCACCAGACTCATCGGCGCGCTGCTCAG GGGCCTCCACGCCACCGCTAAGATTACCTTCACCAACGTCCTACATGACAACCTG GGCGCCACGCTGACGCTGTGGTCGAGCTGCGGGCGCTCCAGAGGGGGGCGCTATGGTGAGTGGCAGGGCGTCATCTGCACGGGAGAGACCAACTCGCAGGTGCAG AAGTATCTGCAGCAGCTGTGGGACACCATCCTGTGGGTGGCGCTCATCCTCAGCACCGGTGTCATCCTGCAGGCCCGCTGGCAGAACCACGAGCGCCAGCTCCGCGACAACATGGAG TCTCTCCCTAAACAGGACATCCTGAAGACCATGTCCTCCCTCCGGACCAAAACCTACCGAAGGCCCAAAGTGTGGCGCGGCGAGACGGAAAACTGCGCCGTGTGTCTGGAGGCTTTCAACCACaaccag CGTCTTCGCGTGTTGCCGTGCCGACACGAGTACCACCGCGACTGCGTGGATCCCTGGCTGCTGCTGCATCACACCTGCCCGCTGTGCAAGCGCAGCATCTTGG